A genomic window from Vagococcus sp. CY52-2 includes:
- a CDS encoding CoA-acylating methylmalonate-semialdehyde dehydrogenase, giving the protein MSIRKLKNYINGEWVESQTTTYETVVNPATKEVMCEVPLSTREDLDHAASVAQEAFQTWKEVAVPRRARILYKFHQLLIENKDELAKLVTLENGKALSESYGEVQRGIENVEFAAGAPTLMMGDNLSSIATDVEASVYKYPIGVVGGITPFNFPMMVPFWMFPMAIATGNTVVLKPSEKAPMLMEKVVSLLEEAGLPKGVFNVVFGAHDVVNGLLQHPDIKAISFVGSQPVGQYVYTEGSKNLKRVQSLTGAKNHTIVLNDANLKDSIPAIVSAAFGSAGERCMAAAVVTVEEGIYDEFMAELTKATKDIKMGNGLDDGVFLGPVIRQENLDRTLNYIEQGVEAGANLICDGREQLDEAGFFVGPTIFEGVTTDMTIWKDELFAPVLSIMKIKDLQEGISIANASEFANGACLFTNNASAIRFFRENIDAGMLGINLGVPAPMAMFPFSGWKSSFYGTLPANGKAGVDFYTRNKVVTARYARSDV; this is encoded by the coding sequence ATGTCAATTAGAAAATTAAAAAATTATATAAATGGTGAGTGGGTAGAAAGCCAAACAACCACATACGAAACAGTAGTGAATCCTGCAACAAAAGAAGTAATGTGTGAGGTTCCGTTATCAACCCGTGAGGATTTAGACCATGCAGCCTCTGTCGCACAAGAAGCATTTCAAACATGGAAAGAGGTTGCTGTACCAAGACGTGCACGAATTTTATATAAGTTTCATCAATTATTAATTGAAAACAAAGATGAGTTAGCAAAATTAGTTACGTTAGAAAATGGAAAGGCTTTATCTGAATCATATGGTGAAGTTCAACGTGGTATTGAAAATGTAGAATTTGCTGCTGGAGCACCAACTTTAATGATGGGGGATAATTTATCTTCTATCGCAACAGATGTTGAAGCAAGTGTTTATAAATACCCAATCGGAGTAGTTGGTGGAATAACGCCATTCAACTTTCCGATGATGGTACCATTTTGGATGTTCCCCATGGCCATTGCTACAGGAAACACAGTAGTATTGAAGCCATCTGAAAAAGCGCCAATGTTAATGGAAAAAGTGGTGAGCTTATTAGAAGAAGCTGGTTTACCTAAAGGAGTATTTAATGTAGTTTTTGGAGCACATGATGTTGTAAACGGTTTATTACAACACCCAGATATCAAAGCGATTTCATTTGTTGGGTCACAACCAGTTGGACAATATGTTTATACAGAAGGTTCTAAAAACTTAAAACGTGTTCAATCACTAACAGGAGCTAAAAACCACACGATTGTTTTAAATGATGCCAATCTTAAAGACAGTATTCCTGCTATTGTAAGTGCCGCGTTTGGTTCAGCTGGTGAGCGTTGTATGGCAGCTGCAGTGGTAACAGTAGAAGAAGGTATCTATGATGAATTCATGGCTGAATTAACAAAAGCCACAAAAGATATCAAGATGGGCAATGGATTAGATGATGGCGTATTTTTGGGCCCAGTTATTCGTCAAGAAAACTTAGATCGTACACTAAACTATATCGAGCAAGGCGTTGAAGCAGGTGCTAATTTAATCTGTGACGGTCGTGAGCAACTAGATGAGGCGGGATTCTTTGTTGGACCAACTATTTTTGAAGGTGTGACAACAGACATGACTATTTGGAAAGATGAATTATTTGCTCCAGTGTTATCTATTATGAAAATTAAGGATTTACAAGAAGGGATTTCTATTGCAAATGCATCAGAGTTTGCTAACGGTGCTTGCCTCTTTACGAATAATGCTTCGGCTATTCGCTTCTTTAGAGAAAACATTGATGCTGGAATGTTAGGTATTAACTTAGGCGTTCCTGCTCCAATGGCAATGTTCCCGTTCTCAGGATGGAAATCATCATTCTACGGGACATTACCAGCAAATGGGAAAGCTGGAGTAGATTTCTATACACGTAATAAAGTCGTAACAGCACGTTACGCACGTAGTGATGTGTAA
- a CDS encoding DeoR/GlpR family DNA-binding transcription regulator, translating to MKEKRFELMKQYILDHSHVSLKELEEEFNVSMNTIRRDVNKILKDSRFEKVYGGVSVKEGTLVDFEYRNVENKEDKKAIAQKAASFIESDDLIYIDSGTTTKYILDYVDENIPLTIITNSLDVVLKAEKLRKANIFLIGHIFKKPTRSFVGVENDELSVKYNITKAFMAATAVSINSGLMNSDIMEYEIKRQVIDKADKIFLLADETKFDHSTLLTYADLSAVDLLITNKKFTDPYSSYFVEHNIDVLHSYK from the coding sequence ATGAAAGAGAAACGATTTGAATTAATGAAACAATATATTTTAGATCACAGCCATGTGAGCTTAAAAGAATTGGAAGAGGAATTCAACGTATCCATGAATACTATTAGACGAGATGTCAATAAGATACTCAAAGACTCACGTTTTGAAAAAGTTTACGGCGGTGTTAGTGTAAAAGAGGGGACTCTTGTTGATTTTGAGTATCGAAACGTTGAAAATAAGGAAGATAAAAAAGCCATCGCACAAAAAGCGGCTTCTTTTATTGAGTCAGATGACTTAATCTATATTGATTCTGGTACTACAACGAAATATATCCTAGATTATGTAGATGAAAACATTCCTCTTACGATTATTACCAATAGTTTAGATGTTGTATTAAAAGCTGAAAAATTAAGAAAAGCAAATATTTTTCTGATTGGTCATATTTTTAAGAAGCCTACCCGTTCATTTGTTGGAGTAGAAAATGACGAATTATCTGTTAAATACAATATTACAAAAGCATTTATGGCAGCAACAGCTGTTTCTATCAATAGTGGCTTAATGAATTCTGACATTATGGAATACGAGATCAAGCGACAAGTCATTGATAAAGCGGATAAAATCTTTTTACTAGCTGATGAAACAAAATTTGATCATTCGACTTTATTAACTTATGCAGATTTGAGTGCTGTCGATCTATTAATTACAAATAAGAAATTTACTGATCCATACTCTTCTTATTTTGTTGAGCATAATATTGACGTTTTACATTCATATAAATAA
- the ftsY gene encoding signal recognition particle-docking protein FtsY: MGFFDKIKKAVLGEKKVEETPKKEIVEELEQSIEKIDKEDSLDAKETVVVEEPKEDVTVEEIIDSKQEEPKKEVVKEVVIEEKPQDTVQKYDKGLEKSRRSFGQYMNELFANFRMVDDEFFEDLEEALISADVGFETAMRISDELQEEVKLKNVKKKKDVQATIIEKLVEIYEAEGVEENNDLNIQKDSPTIMLFVGVNGVGKTTSIGKLAKRYKDEGKKVLLAAADTFRAGAIDQLVVWGERADVDVVRHNAGSDPAAVVYDAVEKMKNEHYDILLVDTAGRLQNKVNLMKELEKMKRIIEREYPSAPHEVLLVVDATTGQNALIQAKEFKNTTDVTGIVLTKLDGTAKGGIVLAIRNELHLPVKLVGLGEKITDLEAFNPNQFVYGLFKDLMEDYDG, from the coding sequence ATGGGATTTTTTGATAAGATTAAAAAGGCAGTTCTTGGTGAGAAAAAAGTTGAAGAAACACCAAAAAAAGAGATCGTCGAGGAATTAGAACAAAGCATTGAAAAAATAGATAAAGAAGATAGTCTTGATGCCAAAGAAACTGTGGTTGTAGAAGAACCAAAGGAAGATGTAACGGTTGAAGAGATCATTGATTCAAAACAAGAAGAACCAAAAAAAGAAGTAGTCAAAGAAGTGGTGATTGAAGAAAAACCACAAGATACCGTTCAAAAATATGACAAAGGATTAGAAAAATCAAGACGATCTTTTGGTCAATACATGAATGAATTATTTGCTAACTTTAGAATGGTTGATGATGAATTTTTTGAAGATTTAGAAGAAGCATTGATTTCTGCTGATGTCGGGTTTGAAACGGCAATGCGTATTTCTGATGAGTTGCAAGAAGAAGTGAAATTAAAAAATGTTAAAAAGAAAAAAGATGTTCAAGCGACAATTATCGAAAAATTAGTTGAGATTTATGAAGCTGAGGGCGTTGAAGAAAACAATGATTTAAATATTCAAAAAGATAGTCCAACCATTATGTTATTTGTTGGTGTAAATGGCGTGGGTAAAACCACAAGTATTGGAAAACTGGCTAAACGATACAAAGACGAAGGAAAAAAAGTGTTGTTAGCAGCAGCTGATACCTTTAGAGCTGGAGCCATTGATCAATTAGTTGTCTGGGGAGAACGTGCTGATGTTGATGTGGTTCGGCATAATGCAGGTAGTGATCCAGCTGCTGTTGTGTATGATGCAGTAGAAAAAATGAAAAATGAGCATTATGATATTTTGTTAGTGGATACGGCAGGGCGTTTACAAAATAAAGTCAATTTAATGAAAGAATTAGAAAAAATGAAGCGTATCATTGAGCGTGAATACCCTTCAGCTCCTCATGAAGTGTTATTAGTAGTAGATGCAACAACTGGGCAAAATGCACTGATTCAAGCAAAAGAATTTAAAAATACCACAGATGTGACAGGGATAGTTTTAACTAAGCTAGATGGAACAGCTAAAGGTGGGATTGTCTTAGCTATTAGAAATGAATTACATTTACCAGTAAAATTAGTTGGATTAGGAGAGAAAATCACTGATTTAGAAGCCTTTAATCCAAATCAATTTGTTTACGGATTGTTTAAAGATTTAATGGAAGATTATGATGGGTAA
- a CDS encoding Cof-type HAD-IIB family hydrolase, whose protein sequence is MIKLIAIDLDGTLLTDDKKISDKNKTVLTQAKEQGVKVVICTGRPLFAIEPYLDRLELRDEGDYSITFNGSSVQKNDTGETLLAHSLSFDEVSRVANVMMSLNLPLDIISVDTVIHLETAKEPYTSIYESMNPLLKVEHATLDTLDKNRLFNKMVVAVETSYLDEKLAQLPKELLEEFNIMKSRDNLLEIIHKEASKAAGIDELANYLGIKQSEVMAIGDEENDFSMIEYAGLGVVMENGSQGVKDIAKFVTKSNQEDGVAHAVEKFVLINE, encoded by the coding sequence ATGATTAAGTTGATTGCGATTGATTTAGATGGCACATTATTAACTGATGATAAAAAAATCTCTGATAAAAATAAAACAGTGTTAACTCAAGCGAAAGAACAAGGAGTAAAGGTTGTCATTTGTACGGGACGCCCATTATTTGCAATTGAGCCTTACTTGGATAGGCTTGAGTTAAGAGATGAAGGGGACTATAGTATCACCTTTAATGGTAGTTCTGTGCAAAAAAATGATACTGGCGAGACGCTATTAGCTCATTCTTTATCTTTTGACGAAGTGAGTCGAGTGGCTAACGTGATGATGTCATTAAATTTACCGTTAGATATTATTTCAGTGGATACGGTTATTCATTTAGAAACTGCTAAAGAACCTTACACTTCTATTTATGAAAGTATGAATCCACTACTTAAGGTGGAGCATGCGACACTTGATACATTGGATAAAAATCGTTTGTTTAACAAAATGGTTGTAGCCGTTGAAACAAGTTATTTGGATGAAAAATTAGCCCAATTACCAAAAGAGTTATTAGAAGAGTTTAATATCATGAAATCACGTGACAATTTATTAGAAATTATCCATAAAGAAGCGAGTAAAGCTGCTGGCATTGATGAATTGGCAAATTATTTAGGGATTAAACAATCAGAAGTGATGGCAATTGGTGATGAAGAAAATGATTTTTCAATGATTGAGTATGCTGGGTTAGGTGTTGTGATGGAAAACGGCAGTCAAGGTGTGAAAGACATTGCTAAATTTGTTACGAAAAGTAACCAAGAAGATGGCGTGGCGCATGCCGTTGAAAAATTTGTGTTAATTAATGAGTAG
- the smc gene encoding chromosome segregation protein SMC, translated as MYLKRIEIAGFKSFAERTIIEFNEGLTAVVGPNGSGKSNITEAVRWVLGEQSAKNLRGGKMPDVIFAGSSSRSPLNIAEVTLVLDNEDHFLPIEYSEVSVTRRLTRDGESDFFINKQRCRLKDVISLFMDSGLGRDSFSIISQGKVEEIFNSKPEERRAIFEEAAGVLKYKNRKKQAEKHLGETDDNLSRVQDIIYELEIQLAPLKKQSDNATQYLALKETLSEQDISMTTHLIEETKEKWEKNKEQLRQKKQALEARELEKITLEETLEQLKLEQETLEQMLDNHQQRLLDYSTQYEQLETQKRVLEEKQKFSVQTKESQQKTLRDLDTQKELLRREIDTLKQDEQELIQEKQAIQKDTYRMREELVQYSKSAKEQLDDMRSDYLEYMQQQSHVNNELKHLEKQYSQETNKNSREINHYEQLISLIKEKQETLENLEKEYDIKKANVVTYLEDYQQKRQVKEQLNTQLQKLNTQLMDALRILQQAQAKQKSLKELQDNYAGFYQGVRAVLKDKQQFPGVVGAVAELIEIPEAYQLALETALGTSVQHIVTTDDQSAREAISYLKKQRLGRATFLPLTTVKARFIRQDVLDKVSHMSGFIGVASELVSYDETVAAIMKNLLGLTIVADSLDSATHIAKQIKFQYRVVSLDGDVMNPGGSMTGGMSKNGQSMHWFSQSKELQEIEKQLSQMTTLYQQKEAEVSHIKEELVVVDESLEQLRQLGEEARLTEQQLSTQVSLLTQDVSQLEKEKKVIEYEQSELNQFLTLYQQDKENYELEQKELEKKIAELDKKMADVDQLEATNLEKKEELTQSLAKKEAELAVVKEKLSQLNEKQKERIERLDVADKKMSDMLQETQSNEQDSSHFHEEEARIIKEMGSVSNKREEILTQITEAKTQREHYTTSIKEQEKIVEKNRQDIQVLISQRTELDIIQGTCDNQLDSLLTYLQEEYSLTFEAAKERSFIIENVASVSQNIRELKRKVADLGPVNISAIAQHDDILERYDFLTSQRDDLNLAKDELKETMDEMDMLVMKQFHEVFCDIREEFRQVFPKMFGGGHADLILSDETDLLHTGIDIVAQPPGKKLQQLSLLSGGERALTAIALLFSIIQARPIPFCILDEVEAALDEANVTRFGNYLRHFGDATQFIVITHRKGTMESAKVLYGVTMQESGVSKIVSVHLEEMEKLETTLK; from the coding sequence GTGTATTTGAAACGAATAGAAATTGCGGGATTTAAATCCTTTGCAGAACGAACGATAATAGAATTTAATGAAGGCTTGACGGCCGTAGTTGGTCCTAATGGAAGTGGAAAAAGTAATATCACAGAAGCCGTTCGATGGGTTTTAGGGGAGCAGTCAGCAAAAAATTTACGTGGGGGGAAAATGCCGGACGTTATTTTTGCTGGCTCTTCTTCACGTTCCCCATTAAATATTGCAGAGGTAACGCTTGTGTTAGATAATGAAGACCATTTCTTACCCATTGAATACTCTGAAGTGAGTGTCACAAGAAGGTTAACACGAGATGGTGAGAGTGATTTCTTTATTAATAAGCAACGTTGTAGATTAAAAGATGTGATTAGTTTGTTTATGGATTCAGGTCTAGGTAGAGATTCTTTTTCGATTATTTCTCAAGGGAAAGTAGAAGAAATATTTAATAGTAAGCCGGAAGAACGTCGAGCTATATTTGAAGAAGCAGCAGGGGTATTAAAATATAAAAACCGAAAAAAACAAGCTGAAAAACATCTTGGTGAAACAGATGATAATTTAAGTCGAGTACAAGATATTATTTATGAGCTAGAGATACAATTAGCTCCATTAAAGAAACAAAGTGATAATGCGACACAATATCTGGCTTTAAAGGAGACTTTATCTGAGCAAGATATCAGTATGACAACCCATCTTATTGAAGAAACGAAAGAAAAATGGGAAAAAAATAAAGAACAATTACGTCAAAAAAAACAAGCTCTAGAGGCTAGAGAATTAGAAAAAATCACATTGGAAGAAACATTAGAACAACTAAAATTAGAACAAGAAACACTAGAACAAATGTTAGACAATCATCAACAGAGACTACTTGATTACAGTACGCAATATGAACAGTTAGAAACACAAAAAAGAGTGTTGGAGGAAAAGCAAAAATTTTCTGTCCAAACGAAAGAATCACAGCAAAAAACATTGAGAGATTTAGATACACAAAAAGAATTATTACGACGTGAGATTGATACATTAAAGCAAGATGAACAAGAATTAATACAAGAAAAGCAAGCGATACAAAAAGATACTTATCGTATGAGAGAAGAACTGGTTCAATATAGCAAATCAGCAAAAGAACAATTAGATGATATGCGTAGCGATTATTTAGAATATATGCAACAACAAAGTCATGTGAATAATGAGTTAAAACATTTAGAAAAACAGTATAGTCAAGAAACCAATAAAAATTCGCGTGAAATCAATCATTATGAACAGCTTATCTCATTGATTAAAGAAAAACAAGAAACCCTAGAAAATTTAGAGAAAGAGTATGACATAAAAAAAGCGAATGTCGTGACTTACTTGGAAGATTATCAGCAAAAAAGACAAGTCAAAGAACAGTTAAATACGCAACTTCAAAAATTAAATACACAATTAATGGATGCGTTACGTATTTTACAGCAAGCTCAAGCAAAACAAAAAAGCTTGAAAGAGCTACAAGATAACTATGCTGGATTTTATCAAGGTGTTAGAGCAGTACTAAAAGATAAACAGCAATTTCCTGGAGTAGTGGGTGCTGTTGCTGAATTAATTGAGATTCCAGAAGCATACCAATTAGCATTGGAAACAGCACTTGGGACAAGTGTTCAGCATATTGTAACAACTGATGACCAAAGTGCTAGAGAGGCCATTTCTTATCTAAAAAAACAACGATTGGGACGTGCGACATTTTTACCATTAACAACCGTCAAAGCTCGTTTTATTCGTCAAGATGTATTAGATAAAGTGTCTCATATGTCTGGATTTATTGGTGTAGCAAGTGAGTTGGTATCTTATGATGAGACAGTTGCAGCGATTATGAAAAACTTACTTGGATTAACGATTGTGGCTGATTCATTGGATTCTGCGACACACATTGCGAAACAAATTAAGTTTCAATATCGTGTGGTATCGTTAGATGGTGATGTGATGAATCCTGGTGGCTCGATGACTGGTGGGATGAGTAAAAATGGTCAGTCGATGCACTGGTTTTCACAATCAAAAGAATTACAGGAAATAGAGAAACAATTGTCTCAAATGACGACTTTGTATCAGCAAAAAGAAGCAGAAGTGTCTCATATAAAAGAGGAACTAGTTGTAGTAGATGAGTCTCTTGAACAGTTGCGTCAATTAGGCGAAGAAGCAAGATTAACAGAGCAACAGTTAAGCACTCAAGTGTCTCTTTTAACACAAGATGTGAGTCAATTAGAAAAAGAGAAAAAAGTGATAGAGTATGAGCAAAGTGAATTGAACCAATTTCTAACGTTATATCAACAAGATAAAGAAAATTACGAGCTTGAACAAAAAGAGTTAGAAAAAAAAATAGCCGAGCTTGATAAAAAAATGGCTGATGTGGATCAATTAGAGGCTACTAATTTAGAGAAAAAAGAAGAGTTGACGCAATCACTTGCTAAAAAAGAAGCTGAGTTAGCAGTGGTGAAAGAAAAACTCAGTCAGTTGAACGAAAAACAAAAAGAGCGTATAGAACGCTTAGATGTTGCGGATAAGAAAATGAGTGACATGCTACAAGAAACGCAGTCTAATGAGCAAGATAGCAGTCATTTTCATGAAGAAGAAGCCAGAATTATAAAAGAGATGGGTAGTGTTTCTAATAAGCGCGAGGAGATTTTAACTCAAATTACGGAAGCCAAAACACAGCGAGAACACTATACAACCAGTATCAAAGAACAAGAAAAAATTGTTGAGAAAAACCGACAAGATATTCAAGTCTTGATTAGTCAACGAACAGAATTAGACATTATTCAAGGAACATGTGATAATCAGTTAGATAGTTTATTAACTTACTTACAAGAAGAATATAGTTTAACGTTTGAGGCAGCAAAAGAGCGTTCTTTCATCATTGAAAACGTAGCAAGCGTGAGTCAAAACATTAGAGAGTTAAAAAGAAAAGTAGCTGACTTAGGACCTGTTAATATTTCGGCTATTGCTCAACATGATGATATATTGGAGCGTTATGACTTTTTAACGAGCCAACGTGATGATTTGAATTTAGCGAAAGATGAATTGAAAGAAACAATGGATGAGATGGATATGTTAGTCATGAAGCAATTTCATGAAGTATTTTGTGACATTCGTGAAGAATTCCGTCAAGTATTTCCTAAGATGTTTGGTGGAGGACATGCTGATTTAATTTTGAGTGATGAAACAGATTTACTGCATACAGGGATAGACATTGTGGCTCAACCACCAGGTAAAAAATTACAGCAATTGAGTTTACTTTCAGGAGGAGAAAGAGCCTTAACAGCTATTGCTCTGCTATTTTCTATCATTCAAGCAAGACCTATCCCATTTTGCATTTTAGACGAGGTAGAGGCAGCATTAGATGAAGCAAACGTGACACGTTTTGGTAATTATTTACGTCATTTTGGTGATGCGACACAATTTATTGTGATTACTCATCGTAAGGGAACGATGGAATCTGCTAAAGTATTATATGGGGTCACAATGCAAGAATCTGGTGTATCGAAGATTGTTTCCGTACACTTAGAAGAGATGGAAAAATTAGAAACCACATTAAAATAG
- the rnc gene encoding ribonuclease III: protein MEQTLTQLLKTDYNIIFKDISLLEQAFTHSSYVNEHRHFELQDNERLEFLGDAVLELEVSDYLYRHFQDLPEGKLTKLRSTIVREDSLAMFAKECGFDQFVKLGKGEENSNGRSRSSLLCDLFEAFLGALYLDQGAKKSKEFIYQVVVAKIETGAFSHEMDHKTALQEVLQKNGDILIEYHLIDEEGPAHARVFHVEVCGGGTPLGKGSGKSKKAAEQNAAEAALANILAEES, encoded by the coding sequence ATGGAACAAACGTTAACACAGTTATTAAAGACAGACTATAACATCATTTTTAAAGACATCTCGTTGTTGGAACAAGCGTTTACCCATTCATCCTATGTGAATGAGCATCGACATTTTGAATTACAAGATAATGAACGATTAGAATTTCTAGGAGATGCTGTCTTAGAGTTAGAAGTATCTGATTATTTATACCGTCATTTTCAAGATTTACCAGAAGGGAAATTAACAAAACTACGTTCAACCATTGTTAGAGAAGACAGTCTAGCAATGTTTGCTAAAGAATGTGGGTTTGATCAATTTGTTAAACTTGGTAAGGGTGAGGAAAATTCAAATGGTAGAAGTCGTTCATCATTGTTGTGTGATTTATTCGAAGCTTTTTTAGGAGCTCTATATTTGGATCAAGGAGCTAAAAAATCGAAAGAATTTATCTACCAAGTAGTCGTAGCAAAAATTGAAACTGGTGCTTTTTCACATGAGATGGATCATAAAACAGCTCTACAAGAAGTATTACAAAAAAATGGTGATATCTTGATTGAATATCATTTAATTGATGAAGAAGGACCAGCACATGCAAGAGTTTTTCATGTTGAAGTGTGTGGTGGAGGAACACCTTTAGGTAAGGGGTCTGGAAAATCTAAAAAAGCGGCAGAACAAAATGCAGCAGAAGCAGCATTAGCTAATATTTTGGCAGAAGAATCCTAG